A single Bacillus sp. OxB-1 DNA region contains:
- the pknB gene encoding Stk1 family PASTA domain-containing Ser/Thr kinase: protein MIGSRIGGRYEILKEIGAGGMSKVYLAHDIILKRDVAIKVLNYDFANEDELKRRFKREALSATSLTHPNIVDIFDVGEEGELHYLVMEYVEGQTLKKFIQTNGPLRPEEAVPIMRQLVSAISNAHHNGIIHRDIKPQNILMGTDGNVKITDFGIAMALSATVHTKTNSVIGTVHYLSPEQARGGMATKKSDIYSLGIVFYELLTGEVPFSAETAVAIALKHLQEETPSARALFPEIPQSVENVILKATAKDASYRYQSADEMYDDLLTVLSPERQHEEKFTIPFDDDKTLAIPIVRDSANFEHVEGTKKIEPVAPATPEPPPQKKKRKKWPIIVGSVIGALVILLLIFLLPGLIGPKQKEIPKVEDMEVKEAEDLLAEEGFTVEKQEEEPSETIEKGRVTRTMPEAGEKQDVGTAVIIYVSSGKETIEMKSYIGHDYDRIVDVLEEYGFKSITPKEEFSDEPPGTIIGQDPETGEEIVPEHTDLVFTVSKGIEKRSVAGLSGFTDSELRDYAEDSGFEISVVGEQYHGTVPAGRVISQTPKAGTELPKGGKIEVVLSKGPEKKPVKHYIQTVTIEYAPQEPEWNEEYGNWDGNEERVPQTIRIYIQDRKHTMDEPAEEFEITETMSKKISIELEEGQVGAYRIMRDSTEIAAERIDYNDAQ from the coding sequence ATGATCGGAAGCAGAATCGGCGGTCGCTATGAGATTTTGAAAGAGATCGGTGCTGGGGGGATGTCAAAGGTTTATCTAGCCCATGACATCATCCTGAAGCGGGATGTCGCCATCAAAGTGCTTAATTATGACTTTGCCAACGAAGATGAGCTGAAACGGAGATTCAAGCGGGAGGCGTTATCCGCAACGAGCCTTACCCATCCGAACATCGTCGATATATTCGATGTCGGGGAGGAAGGGGAACTTCATTACCTCGTCATGGAATATGTCGAGGGGCAAACCTTGAAAAAATTCATCCAAACGAATGGTCCTTTGCGGCCGGAAGAGGCTGTGCCCATCATGCGCCAGCTCGTATCGGCCATCTCGAATGCCCATCATAACGGTATCATCCATCGGGATATCAAGCCGCAGAACATTTTGATGGGTACCGATGGAAACGTGAAAATAACCGATTTCGGAATTGCAATGGCGCTGAGCGCGACAGTCCATACGAAAACCAATTCGGTCATCGGAACCGTCCATTATTTATCACCCGAACAGGCAAGAGGCGGCATGGCTACGAAAAAATCGGATATTTATTCACTCGGAATCGTGTTCTATGAACTGCTGACAGGGGAAGTGCCATTTTCAGCGGAGACGGCAGTGGCCATCGCCTTGAAGCATTTGCAGGAAGAGACGCCTTCTGCACGGGCTTTATTTCCGGAGATTCCGCAAAGCGTGGAAAACGTCATCTTGAAAGCGACGGCGAAGGATGCTTCGTACCGATACCAGTCGGCGGATGAGATGTACGATGACCTGCTGACGGTATTATCACCGGAACGCCAGCACGAAGAGAAGTTCACGATCCCTTTCGATGATGATAAAACCCTTGCCATCCCGATTGTCAGGGATAGTGCAAATTTCGAGCACGTCGAAGGGACGAAGAAGATCGAACCGGTCGCCCCTGCGACTCCCGAACCTCCTCCCCAAAAGAAAAAGAGGAAGAAATGGCCGATCATCGTTGGATCCGTCATAGGGGCACTCGTTATTTTGCTCCTAATCTTCCTGCTGCCCGGCTTGATCGGACCAAAGCAAAAGGAAATCCCGAAAGTGGAAGACATGGAAGTGAAAGAAGCGGAGGATCTCTTGGCGGAGGAAGGGTTTACGGTGGAAAAGCAGGAGGAGGAACCTTCGGAGACAATCGAAAAAGGACGAGTCACCCGCACGATGCCGGAAGCCGGCGAGAAACAGGATGTGGGGACAGCTGTCATAATCTACGTCAGTTCCGGTAAAGAGACAATCGAGATGAAAAGCTATATAGGGCATGACTATGATCGGATCGTGGACGTGTTGGAGGAATACGGATTCAAATCCATCACGCCTAAGGAAGAGTTTTCCGATGAACCACCCGGCACAATCATCGGCCAAGACCCTGAAACGGGGGAGGAAATTGTCCCGGAGCATACTGACCTCGTCTTCACTGTGAGCAAAGGGATTGAAAAGAGATCGGTAGCCGGGCTGAGTGGTTTCACGGATAGCGAGCTAAGGGACTATGCCGAAGATTCAGGGTTTGAAATCTCAGTCGTCGGTGAGCAGTATCATGGCACGGTGCCTGCAGGCCGGGTCATTTCCCAAACACCGAAAGCCGGCACCGAACTGCCGAAAGGTGGAAAGATCGAAGTCGTCCTATCGAAAGGGCCTGAAAAGAAGCCGGTTAAGCATTATATTCAAACGGTGACGATCGAATATGCTCCACAAGAGCCCGAATGGAATGAAGAGTACGGAAATTGGGATGGCAATGAGGAACGGGTTCCGCAGACAATCCGCATCTACATCCAGGACCGGAAGCATACCATGGACGAACCTGCCGAAGAGTTCGAAATCACCGAAACAATGAGTAAGAAAATTTCCATCGAACTGGAAGAGGGGCAGGTCGGCGCGTATCGGATCATGCGGGATTCGACCGAGATTGCGGCAGAGAGAATCGACTATAATGATGCTCAATAG
- the sdaAA gene encoding L-serine ammonia-lyase, iron-sulfur-dependent, subunit alpha yields MEVLFGTVKELVALAETQNKPISEIMIEQEILMTKRSREDIIAQMDQNLTVMEQAVERGLQGVRSPSGLTGGDAVLLQNYMATGKSLSGNLILDAVSKAVATNEVNAAMGLICATPTAGAAGIVPGTLFAVKHKLNPTRQEMLNYLFTSGAFGFIVANNASISGAAGGCQAETGSAASMAAAAIVEMAGGTPQQSAEAFSIVMKNMLGLVCDPVAGLVEVPCVKRNAMGAAKALVGADMALAGIVSRIPTDEVIEAMHRIGQTLPSSLRETAKGGLAATPTGKALQEKIFGNETNHHDTIHP; encoded by the coding sequence ATGGAGGTTTTATTCGGAACCGTAAAAGAGCTCGTAGCGCTTGCAGAGACGCAAAATAAGCCAATATCGGAAATCATGATCGAACAAGAAATACTCATGACGAAACGCTCGCGGGAAGACATTATCGCACAGATGGACCAAAACTTGACGGTGATGGAACAAGCTGTCGAGCGCGGTCTGCAAGGTGTCCGATCTCCGTCCGGTCTGACAGGCGGGGACGCGGTTCTCCTTCAGAATTATATGGCAACCGGTAAATCCTTGAGCGGGAATTTGATTTTGGATGCGGTCAGCAAAGCAGTCGCGACGAATGAAGTGAATGCCGCGATGGGTTTGATCTGTGCCACGCCGACAGCCGGTGCGGCGGGAATCGTACCCGGTACGTTATTTGCGGTAAAGCATAAATTGAATCCGACCCGCCAAGAGATGTTGAATTACCTCTTTACGTCAGGCGCTTTCGGTTTTATCGTCGCGAACAATGCGTCAATTTCGGGCGCAGCGGGGGGCTGTCAGGCGGAGACGGGATCCGCGGCTTCGATGGCGGCGGCTGCCATCGTGGAAATGGCCGGGGGGACACCGCAGCAAAGCGCGGAGGCGTTCTCCATTGTCATGAAAAACATGCTCGGACTCGTGTGCGATCCAGTTGCCGGCCTGGTGGAAGTGCCATGTGTCAAACGGAATGCCATGGGAGCGGCAAAAGCACTCGTCGGAGCGGATATGGCACTTGCCGGGATCGTGAGCCGGATCCCGACCGATGAAGTGATCGAAGCGATGCACCGAATCGGGCAAACGTTGCCGTCTTCGCTGCGGGAAACGGCAAAAGGCGGTCTGGCTGCGACTCCGACCGGAAAGGCGCTGCAAGAAAAAATATTTGGGAATGAAACAAACCATCATGATACTATCCATCCATGA
- the rsgA gene encoding ribosome small subunit-dependent GTPase A: MAEGQIRKAISGFYYVEADGELIQCKGRGVFRNRGISPLVGDFVTYVPDGENDATITVVHERRNELVRPPIANVDQALLVFSMVEPAFSLHLLDRFLVVVESFGIEPVICLTKKDLAQESERSIVEEAAAYYEQMGYDVIRTFIKDESLFETLKPYLKEKTTVLAGQSGVGKSTLLNTMLPELELRTGEISDALGRGRHTTRHVELHEVAGGLVADTPGFSSLDFNHIEKEELPHYFLDFDEVSADCKFRGCLHLKEPKCAVKDKVDAGDIPRHRYDHYLQFMQEITDRKPRYDKND, translated from the coding sequence ATGGCGGAAGGACAAATCAGGAAGGCGATCAGCGGATTTTATTACGTGGAAGCGGATGGAGAATTGATTCAATGCAAGGGAAGGGGCGTGTTCCGCAATCGCGGCATTTCCCCTCTCGTCGGCGATTTTGTCACATACGTTCCGGACGGGGAGAATGATGCGACCATTACGGTGGTCCATGAGCGGCGTAATGAACTCGTCCGTCCGCCAATCGCGAATGTCGATCAGGCATTGCTCGTGTTTTCCATGGTGGAGCCGGCATTCAGCCTGCATTTGCTGGATCGGTTTCTTGTCGTAGTCGAATCGTTCGGCATCGAGCCGGTCATTTGCTTGACGAAAAAGGACTTGGCACAGGAATCGGAACGTAGTATCGTCGAAGAAGCCGCAGCCTATTATGAGCAAATGGGATACGACGTCATCCGGACGTTCATCAAGGATGAATCGTTGTTCGAGACGCTAAAGCCTTACTTGAAAGAGAAAACGACGGTTTTGGCCGGCCAATCCGGCGTCGGGAAATCGACGTTGTTGAATACGATGTTGCCCGAATTGGAACTGAGGACGGGCGAGATATCCGATGCCTTGGGGCGTGGAAGACATACGACGCGCCATGTGGAACTGCATGAAGTGGCAGGGGGCTTGGTGGCGGACACGCCCGGGTTCAGCTCCCTTGATTTCAATCATATTGAAAAAGAGGAACTGCCCCATTATTTCCTTGATTTTGATGAGGTGTCCGCGGATTGCAAGTTCCGCGGCTGCCTGCATTTGAAAGAGCCGAAGTGTGCAGTGAAAGACAAGGTGGACGCCGGGGATATCCCGCGCCATCGTTATGACCATTATTTGCAGTTCATGCAGGAAATTACCGACCGAAAGCCGAGGTATGATAAAAATGATTAA
- a CDS encoding Asp23/Gls24 family envelope stress response protein has protein sequence MSIEVKNEFGKIDITNDVIAQVVGEAAIECYGIVGMASRHQIRDGLTEILRKENFGRGVIVRTIGDDIHIDMYIIVGYGTKISEVAYQVQSKVKYTLKKTLGMTVTSVNIFVQGVRVTNL, from the coding sequence ATGTCAATCGAAGTGAAGAACGAATTCGGTAAGATCGATATCACCAATGACGTCATCGCTCAAGTGGTCGGGGAAGCGGCAATCGAATGTTATGGGATTGTCGGGATGGCTTCAAGACATCAGATCCGGGACGGCCTCACTGAAATCCTTCGGAAAGAGAATTTTGGACGAGGCGTCATCGTCCGTACAATCGGTGACGACATTCACATCGATATGTATATTATTGTCGGATACGGAACGAAAATTTCCGAAGTCGCCTATCAAGTTCAATCCAAAGTGAAGTATACCTTGAAAAAGACGCTGGGCATGACCGTTACATCCGTTAATATTTTTGTTCAAGGAGTTCGGGTGACGAACTTGTAA
- the sdaAB gene encoding L-serine ammonia-lyase, iron-sulfur-dependent subunit beta, with the protein MKFRSVFEIIGPVMVGPSSSHTAGAARIGRVARSLYGRQPEWAKIHLYGSFAETYKGHGTDLAIIGGLLDYDTFDERIKTAFDDADRLGMKFEFIPETEEAEHPNTAKIVIGDQKGMMELVGISIGGGTIEVVELNGFPLRLSGHYPALLVVHDDRAGVIASVCNAIAARGVNIAHMEVGRKEKGEMALMVIEVDQMITEELTNNLEALSHISQISILAN; encoded by the coding sequence ATGAAATTCAGATCAGTGTTTGAAATCATCGGTCCTGTCATGGTCGGACCTTCCTCTTCCCATACCGCCGGTGCCGCCAGGATTGGCCGAGTGGCACGTTCCTTGTACGGCCGGCAGCCGGAATGGGCGAAGATTCATCTATACGGTTCATTTGCGGAAACGTATAAAGGGCATGGCACTGATTTGGCCATCATCGGCGGGCTGCTCGATTACGATACATTCGATGAACGCATTAAAACCGCATTTGACGATGCGGATCGTCTCGGGATGAAGTTTGAATTCATTCCGGAGACGGAAGAAGCGGAGCATCCGAATACTGCTAAGATTGTCATCGGTGACCAAAAAGGCATGATGGAACTGGTCGGGATTTCTATTGGCGGGGGAACGATTGAAGTGGTTGAGCTGAACGGTTTCCCGCTCCGCCTGTCCGGACATTATCCTGCGCTTCTCGTCGTCCATGATGATCGTGCTGGCGTCATAGCCAGTGTCTGTAACGCCATTGCTGCGCGCGGTGTGAATATCGCTCATATGGAAGTGGGCCGTAAAGAAAAAGGTGAAATGGCCTTGATGGTCATCGAAGTCGATCAAATGATTACGGAAGAGCTGACCAACAACCTGGAAGCTCTTTCTCACATATCACAAATATCAATTTTGGCCAACTAA
- a CDS encoding thiamine diphosphokinase, with amino-acid sequence MKLAIICAGGPEADVLDLKVFAEEDVMYVGADRGAVHLLSSGIIPDAAIGDFDSVTDAEYNQILESVSYIEKADSEKDQTDTELAVLHALSFKPDRVILTGVTGGRLDHMEAALHLMHRLQEEHKHIKFMISNQTNEISILRAGVHRINRDERYPFISFFSFVGPVKKLTLTGFKYETVDATLEIGTTKFTSNETASEVCTISFREGICLMVRSSDS; translated from the coding sequence ATGAAACTCGCAATAATCTGTGCCGGAGGACCGGAAGCCGATGTCTTGGATTTGAAGGTGTTCGCCGAAGAAGATGTCATGTACGTCGGAGCGGATCGCGGAGCGGTTCATCTGTTGAGCAGCGGAATTATCCCGGACGCGGCGATAGGGGATTTCGATTCCGTGACGGATGCGGAATATAATCAAATATTGGAGTCGGTCAGTTATATTGAAAAAGCTGACTCCGAGAAGGATCAGACCGATACGGAGCTGGCGGTGCTGCATGCCCTTTCCTTTAAACCGGACCGTGTCATCTTGACAGGGGTGACGGGGGGAAGATTGGATCATATGGAAGCTGCCCTTCATCTCATGCATCGCTTGCAAGAAGAACATAAGCACATCAAATTCATGATATCCAATCAAACGAATGAAATATCCATCCTCCGGGCGGGCGTCCATCGGATAAACCGGGATGAAAGATATCCGTTCATCTCGTTCTTCTCCTTCGTCGGCCCAGTGAAAAAACTGACGCTGACCGGGTTCAAATACGAAACGGTCGATGCAACATTAGAAATCGGCACTACGAAATTCACGAGCAATGAAACCGCCTCAGAAGTTTGTACTATCTCTTTCCGGGAAGGCATATGCTTAATGGTAAGGAGTTCAGATTCCTGA
- the rpmB gene encoding 50S ribosomal protein L28, with product MAKECVITGRKARAGNARSHAMNANRRTWGANLQKVRILVNGKPKRVWVSARALKSGKVQRV from the coding sequence ATGGCTAAAGAATGTGTTATCACAGGACGCAAAGCCCGTGCAGGGAATGCTCGTTCCCACGCGATGAACGCTAACCGACGCACATGGGGTGCGAACCTTCAAAAAGTCCGTATTCTTGTAAACGGTAAACCGAAGCGTGTATGGGTTTCTGCACGTGCACTTAAATCAGGAAAAGTTCAACGCGTATAA
- a CDS encoding DAK2 domain-containing protein, with translation MKFIDGLKFAEMVEMGAHHLYQNADYVDSLNVFPVPDGDTGTNMNLSMSSGAKETKANAVSDIGQTAQALSKGLLMGARGNSGVILSQLFRGFGKAIEGEASLDSVKFASALQYGVDTAYKAVMKPVEGTILTVAKDAARHAVEVAGTTDDVVAVMEAVVQEAKASLDRTPDLLPVLKEVGVVDSGGQGLVYVYEGFLACLKGEALPEKTQIQSMEDLVNAEHHRSVQGFMNTEDIVYGYCTEFMVKFEDRKLQDNPYDETEFRQTLSNFGDSLLVISDEEVAKVHIHTEEPGDALNYGQTFGSLIKIKIENMREQHSEIVGESHVATALPKPERHPYAVITVAMGSGIADLLRSVGASAVIEGGQTMNPSTEDIVKAIKEVGAERALILPNNKNIIMAAEQAAEVAGIEAAVVPTRSVPQGLAAILAFNPEADVNDNASAMSDAASDVKTGQVTYAVRDTSIDGVDIKKDHFMGISESKIITSAPAVEEVMKTLLASMIDEEDEIVTLLYGEDVSEEDANVFKDYIEETYDHVEVELYDGKQPLYPYIISVE, from the coding sequence ATGAAATTTATCGATGGTTTGAAATTTGCGGAAATGGTGGAGATGGGTGCCCACCATCTATACCAGAACGCCGACTACGTTGACTCGCTCAATGTCTTTCCGGTACCGGACGGGGATACCGGGACGAATATGAATTTATCGATGTCCTCCGGGGCGAAAGAAACGAAAGCAAATGCGGTGTCCGATATCGGCCAAACAGCTCAAGCCCTGTCGAAAGGTCTGTTGATGGGGGCCCGTGGAAATTCGGGGGTAATCCTCTCACAATTATTCCGTGGTTTCGGCAAAGCGATTGAAGGGGAAGCGTCCCTCGATAGCGTCAAGTTTGCGTCGGCTTTGCAGTATGGGGTGGATACCGCGTATAAAGCGGTAATGAAGCCAGTGGAAGGGACCATTCTGACGGTTGCGAAAGATGCTGCACGTCATGCTGTGGAAGTGGCCGGTACGACGGATGATGTGGTCGCTGTCATGGAGGCGGTCGTGCAAGAGGCGAAGGCATCGTTGGATCGGACGCCCGATTTGCTGCCCGTCTTGAAGGAAGTCGGTGTCGTCGATAGCGGCGGACAAGGTCTCGTCTATGTTTACGAGGGCTTTTTGGCATGTTTGAAAGGGGAAGCGCTTCCCGAAAAAACACAGATCCAATCAATGGAGGACCTGGTAAATGCAGAGCATCACCGCAGCGTGCAAGGGTTCATGAATACGGAAGATATCGTCTACGGATACTGCACGGAATTCATGGTGAAATTCGAAGACCGGAAACTGCAGGACAATCCATACGACGAGACGGAATTCCGCCAAACGCTGAGCAATTTCGGAGATTCTTTGCTTGTCATCTCGGACGAGGAAGTCGCGAAAGTACATATCCATACCGAAGAACCGGGAGATGCCTTGAACTACGGCCAAACATTCGGATCCTTGATTAAAATAAAAATTGAGAACATGCGCGAACAGCATAGTGAAATCGTCGGAGAGAGTCATGTCGCCACAGCGCTGCCAAAACCCGAACGCCATCCGTATGCCGTCATTACAGTCGCCATGGGGTCTGGCATCGCTGATTTATTGAGAAGTGTCGGAGCTTCTGCAGTCATCGAAGGCGGCCAGACGATGAATCCATCTACGGAAGATATCGTCAAGGCGATTAAAGAGGTCGGTGCAGAACGGGCACTCATTTTGCCGAATAATAAAAATATCATCATGGCGGCGGAGCAAGCCGCGGAAGTGGCCGGCATCGAAGCGGCAGTCGTACCGACCCGATCTGTGCCCCAAGGATTGGCTGCCATCCTCGCATTCAATCCGGAAGCCGATGTCAACGATAATGCGTCCGCCATGTCGGACGCAGCATCCGATGTCAAAACAGGTCAAGTGACATATGCGGTGCGGGACACATCGATTGACGGGGTCGATATCAAAAAAGACCATTTCATGGGCATTTCGGAGAGCAAAATCATCACCTCCGCCCCGGCCGTCGAGGAAGTGATGAAAACGCTGCTTGCTTCGATGATCGACGAAGAAGATGAAATTGTCACCTTGCTTTATGGTGAGGATGTCAGCGAAGAAGATGCCAATGTTTTCAAGGATTATATAGAAGAAACGTACGATCATGTAGAGGTGGAGCTTTACGACGGCAAACAGCCGTTGTATCCGTATATCATTTCAGTAGAATAA
- the spoVM gene encoding stage V sporulation protein SpoVM: protein MRVYTFTLPKFVSGFVRKCMVAFQKDEKPKATAAKSKKRKKEKAQG, encoded by the coding sequence TTGCGAGTTTATACATTTACGCTGCCGAAATTCGTGAGTGGCTTTGTGAGGAAATGTATGGTCGCTTTCCAGAAAGACGAGAAACCGAAAGCGACCGCTGCGAAAAGCAAGAAGAGGAAGAAAGAAAAAGCGCAAGGCTGA
- a CDS encoding Stp1/IreP family PP2C-type Ser/Thr phosphatase has protein sequence MVQYEVLTDIGRKRTINEDSAAVYTLPEGILLAVIADGMGGHRGGDFASSTAIRVLGERFKELGAAQVDAAFPWDEWLQESVIHVNGLIYEHAKDHEEYSGMGTTLEAVLVQGNTCLVSHIGDSRVYVLNEHGIEQVTRDHSYVNILLESGEITEEEAAVHPQRNWIMRAVGSEKTIQPDFYTVELTDVSYLLLCTDGLSNKLCKDSIHEIVWTDASLHDKARTLIDLANQRGGEDNISVILVDLSDREVDFP, from the coding sequence ATGGTGCAGTACGAAGTCTTGACCGACATCGGAAGGAAAAGGACGATCAATGAAGACAGCGCTGCTGTTTATACGCTTCCGGAAGGGATTCTCCTGGCGGTGATCGCAGACGGCATGGGAGGCCATCGCGGCGGTGATTTTGCCAGTTCCACAGCAATCCGGGTTTTAGGGGAGCGCTTCAAAGAGCTCGGAGCAGCGCAAGTGGATGCAGCATTTCCATGGGACGAGTGGCTGCAGGAATCAGTCATCCACGTCAATGGTCTCATTTATGAACATGCCAAGGACCATGAAGAGTATTCCGGAATGGGAACGACTTTGGAGGCGGTTCTCGTCCAAGGGAATACGTGCCTCGTGTCACATATCGGGGACAGCCGTGTCTATGTGCTGAATGAACATGGCATCGAGCAAGTGACAAGGGACCATTCCTACGTCAATATCCTGCTGGAGAGCGGTGAGATCACGGAAGAAGAGGCCGCCGTCCATCCCCAGCGGAATTGGATCATGCGGGCGGTCGGTTCTGAGAAGACGATCCAACCCGATTTTTACACAGTAGAACTAACCGACGTCTCCTACTTGCTGCTTTGTACGGATGGGCTGAGCAATAAACTTTGCAAAGACTCCATCCATGAAATCGTATGGACGGATGCGTCTCTTCATGACAAAGCGAGAACTTTGATCGACTTGGCGAATCAAAGAGGTGGCGAAGATAATATTTCCGTTATTCTGGTCGACTTGTCCGATAGGGAGGTGGATTTCCCATGA
- the rpe gene encoding ribulose-phosphate 3-epimerase — translation MIKIAPSILSADFSKLAEEVKEVEAAGAELIHIDVMDGHFVPNITMGPIVVEALRPVTKLPLDVHLMIENPDAYIEAFADAGADYITVHVEACRHLHRTLQLIRSKGVKSGVVLNPHTPVETILHVLDEVDMVLFMTVNPGFGGQKFIHSVIPKVKQLADIIKERELSIEIEIDGGINEETIIPCVEAGATIFVAGSAIYNAPDRAEALQKIKSAGEGALIR, via the coding sequence ATGATTAAAATAGCACCTTCCATTTTATCCGCAGATTTTTCAAAACTAGCCGAAGAAGTGAAAGAAGTGGAGGCGGCCGGTGCCGAACTGATCCACATTGATGTCATGGACGGCCATTTCGTTCCGAACATCACCATGGGTCCGATCGTTGTAGAAGCACTGCGTCCCGTGACGAAGCTACCGCTTGATGTGCATTTGATGATTGAAAATCCCGATGCGTATATTGAGGCTTTTGCCGATGCAGGCGCAGATTACATCACCGTCCATGTGGAGGCTTGTCGACATCTGCACCGCACCTTGCAATTGATCCGGTCGAAAGGGGTCAAATCGGGTGTCGTCCTTAATCCGCATACACCGGTCGAAACGATTTTGCATGTTCTCGATGAAGTGGATATGGTACTGTTCATGACGGTCAATCCGGGGTTCGGTGGCCAAAAGTTCATCCATTCCGTCATTCCGAAAGTGAAGCAACTGGCGGACATCATCAAGGAGCGGGAGCTGTCGATTGAGATTGAAATCGATGGCGGGATCAATGAAGAAACGATCATCCCTTGTGTAGAGGCAGGAGCCACCATTTTTGTCGCCGGTTCCGCCATCTACAATGCGCCAGATCGGGCAGAAGCCTTGCAGAAGATCAAATCCGCTGGTGAAGGGGCGCTGATTAGATGA
- the rsmB gene encoding 16S rRNA (cytosine(967)-C(5))-methyltransferase RsmB — protein MMKPRQKIWNGNVRDAALSILMEINQHQAYSNLLLNRTIKKYRIEAKDRGLLTELTYGTLQHRMALDYYLEPFVRGKLDDWVRELLRLSLYQIVYLTKIPPHAVVHEAVEIAKRRGHKRIAPTVNGILRNVMRQGVRSLDELPEGTRKTALETSHPEWLIQRWTEQYGEAEAVAMAHENNNPAAITLRVNRTKATVEEVIGMLQSEGVEVRHGEVAPAALIPLKGNPIQTEAFRKGYVTIQDESSMLPALALDVSPGMRVLDMCAAPGGKTTHIAELMNDEGEVFAHDLHEHKLSLIRENADRLGLTSIQAKSGDSRKLAELYGPASFDRILVDAPCSGFGVIRRKPEIKYNKTEEDLAGLPIIQSELLDTAYELIKPDGVIVYSTCTVDAAENQEVAEQFLQKHADMERVPLGRLEEFKKLDNEEDMLQVLPQHFGGDGFFVAAFRKTGNGRIEL, from the coding sequence ATGATGAAACCGAGACAGAAGATCTGGAACGGAAATGTTAGGGATGCCGCCCTTTCGATTTTAATGGAAATCAATCAACATCAAGCGTACAGCAACTTGCTGCTGAACCGCACGATCAAGAAATACCGGATAGAGGCGAAGGATCGAGGTTTATTGACCGAGTTGACGTATGGCACCTTGCAGCATCGGATGGCACTTGACTATTATTTGGAGCCGTTTGTCCGTGGGAAGCTGGATGATTGGGTGCGGGAGCTTCTTCGGCTTTCCCTATATCAGATTGTTTATTTGACCAAGATTCCACCCCATGCCGTCGTTCACGAAGCGGTGGAAATCGCGAAAAGGCGGGGGCATAAACGGATTGCGCCGACCGTCAATGGCATCTTGCGCAACGTGATGCGCCAAGGGGTGCGTTCCTTGGACGAACTGCCGGAGGGGACGCGGAAGACGGCACTCGAGACGAGCCATCCCGAGTGGCTGATCCAAAGATGGACCGAGCAATACGGCGAGGCGGAAGCAGTGGCGATGGCGCATGAAAACAACAATCCAGCCGCCATTACACTTCGGGTGAACCGAACGAAAGCGACTGTGGAAGAAGTGATCGGGATGCTTCAATCGGAAGGAGTCGAAGTGAGACATGGGGAAGTGGCTCCTGCTGCGCTCATTCCGCTGAAAGGAAATCCGATCCAGACCGAGGCGTTCCGGAAAGGGTATGTCACGATTCAAGATGAAAGTTCGATGCTGCCCGCTTTGGCGCTCGATGTGTCACCAGGGATGCGGGTGCTCGATATGTGTGCAGCCCCGGGAGGAAAAACGACTCATATTGCAGAATTAATGAATGATGAGGGGGAGGTTTTTGCGCATGACCTCCACGAACACAAACTGTCCCTCATCCGAGAGAATGCCGATCGTCTAGGACTGACATCCATCCAAGCGAAAAGTGGAGATAGCCGCAAGTTGGCCGAACTCTATGGACCGGCGTCGTTTGACCGGATCTTGGTGGATGCCCCTTGCAGTGGCTTCGGCGTAATTCGGCGCAAACCGGAAATCAAATACAATAAGACAGAAGAAGATTTGGCGGGTTTGCCGATCATCCAGTCGGAACTTCTGGATACAGCATACGAACTGATCAAGCCGGATGGAGTCATTGTCTACAGCACCTGTACGGTCGATGCGGCGGAAAATCAGGAAGTGGCGGAACAATTCCTGCAAAAGCATGCGGATATGGAAAGGGTTCCGTTGGGCCGTCTGGAAGAATTTAAGAAGCTGGACAATGAAGAAGATATGCTCCAAGTGCTGCCTCAGCATTTTGGCGGCGATGGTTTTTTTGTCGCAGCATTCCGTAAAACCGGTAATGGGAGAATTGAGTTGTAA